Proteins encoded within one genomic window of Platichthys flesus chromosome 17, fPlaFle2.1, whole genome shotgun sequence:
- the agr2 gene encoding anterior gradient protein 2 homolog gives MIKAMLLLILVLVAMSSTFGKYIPKTGKRIPQTLSRGWGDQLIWAQTYEEALYWSRSRNKPLMVLFHLEDCPHSQALKKVFSDNEIQKTLDEDFIVLNLVYETTDKHLSQDGQYVPRIIFVDPTMTVRGDIIGPYANRMYAYEPNDLKLLLSNMQKAKKLLKSEL, from the exons ATGATCAAAGCTATGTTGTTGTTAATCTTGGTCCTAGTGGCCATGTCCTCAACCTTTGGGAAATACATCCCAAAGACTGGAAAGAGGATCCCCCAGACTCTGTCTCGAG GTTGGGGTGATCAGCTGATCTGGGCTCAGACTTATGAGGAGGCTCTCTACTGGTCAAGGTCAAG GAATAAGCCTCTGATGGTACTCTTTCACCTTGAGGACTGCCCACACAGCCAGG CACTGAAGAAGGTCTTCTCAGACAACGAGATCCAGAAAACTCTTGACGAAGACTTCATCGTCCTCAATCTGGTT tATGAAACCACCGACAAACatctctcccaggatggacagtaCGTTCCCAGAATCATCTTTGTTG ACCCAACAATGACAGTGAGAGGTGATATTATTGGTCCCTATGCCAATCGCATGTATGCCTATGAACCAAATGACCTCAAACTCT TGCTGAGCAACATGCAGAAAGCTAAGAAACTCCTGAAGTCTGAGCTGTGA
- the abcf1 gene encoding ATP-binding cassette sub-family F member 1 isoform X2 has product MPRKTKEESEWADNEVAAAAEKTVKKGKKDKKGKKTFFEELTTDCKPEKVPEAAGKDTQGKQKKKKDRRKGKDGDANEDDDANIMLKLKKLSVQASYEEDEPAITTGEGKKGGNIYAALCQGQSDEDADMDEEDRPAKKSPDIYETEEKRKKGKMEQYKKGKPAERSCSECEDDDEEDSDGGDMMKSAEDTIAEQAKPQDEDQNANLSKKEKKKKKKQMEYERQVASVRAQNDLEGDFSISQAEMSSRQAMLENASDIKLERFSISAHGKQLFINADLLIVAGRRYGLVGPNGKGKTTLLKHIANRALSIPPNIDVLLCEQEVVADDTPAVQAVLKADTRRLKLLEEEKRLQARLEKGEDSVAERLEKVYEELRVIGAAAAEAKARRILAGLSFTPEMQNRPTKRFSGGWRMRVSLARALFMEPTLLMLDEPTNHLDLNAVIWLNNYLQGWKKTLLIVSHDQSFLDDVCTDIIHLDNEKLYYYRGNYLTFKKMYVQKQKELQKQYDKQEKKLKELKAGGKSTKQAEKQTKEALTRKQQRGKKKGGQEEESQDATELLKRPKEYTVKFTFPNPPPLSPPILGLHSVDFGYDGQKSLFKNVDFGIDMDTRICIVGPNGVGKSTLLLLLTGKLTPTKGEMRKNHRLRERLQWRDL; this is encoded by the exons ATGCCCAGGAAAACGAAGGAGGAATCGGAGTGGGCGGACAACGAAGTCGCAGCGGCAGCTG AAAAGACTGtgaaaaaagggaagaaagataaaaagggaaaaaagact TTCTTTGAGGAGCTCACTACAGATTGCAAACCTGAAAAGGTACCTGAGGCGGCTGGAAAagacacacagggaaaacaG aaaaagaaaaaagatcgACGgaaaggaaaagatggagatgcaaatgaggatgatgatgcaAACATCATGCTGAAGCTGAAAAAGCTTTCAGTACAAGCAAGTTATGAGGAAGATGAGCCAG CCATTACCACCGGTGAAGGAAAGAAG GGTGGAAACATCTACGCTGCTCTCTGTCAGGGCCAGAGTGATGAGGATGCTGATATGGATGAAGAAGATAGACCAGCTAAAAAA TCACCTGATATTTATGAAACAGAAGAGAAACGAAAGAAGGGAAAGATGGAACAATACAAG AAAGGAAAGCCTGCTGAGCGATCATGCAGCGagtgtgaagatgatgatgaggaggatagTGATGGAGGTGACATGATGAAG AGTGCTGAGGATACCATCGCAGAACAGGCCAAACCACAGGATGAGGACCAAAATGCTAATCTTAgtaaaaaggagaagaagaagaaaaagaaacag ATGGAGTACGAGCGTCAAGTGGCCAGTGTTAGGGCTCAGAATGACCTGGAGGGAGATTTCTCCATTTCCCAGGCGGAGATGTCCTCCAGACAGGCAATGCTGGAGAATGCCTCTGATATTAAG CTGGAACGGTTCAGCATATCTGCTCATGGCAAGCAGCTTTTCATCAATGCTGACCTTCTGATTGTAGCAGGGAGAAGATATGGTTTGGTTGGACCAAATgg cAAAGGAAAGACCACACTACTAAAACACATAGCTAACAGAGCTCTCAGTATTCCACCCAACATTGATGTGCTACTGTGTGAACAGG AGGTGGTAGCTGATGACACGCCGGCAGTGCAGGCTGTGCTGAAAGCAGACACTCGCCGCCTGAAGcttctggaggaggagaaacggcTGCAGGCTCGTCTTGAAAAGGGAGAGGACAGTGTCGCTGAGCGGCTGGaaaag GTCTATGAAGAGCTGAGGGTGattggagctgcagcagctgaggccAAAGCCAGAAGGATTCTGGCTGGTCTGTCCTTTACCCCTGAGATGCAAAACAGACCCACCAAGAGGTTCTCTGGAGGTTGGAGAATGAGAGTCTCCCTTGCCAG AGCTCTGTTCATGGAACCCACATTGCTGATGCTGGATGAACCCACAAACCACCTGGACCTGAACGCCGTCATTTGGCTCAATAA CTACCTCCAAGGCTGGAAGAAGACTCTTCTCATAGTTTCCCACGATCAGAGTTTCCTTGATGACGTGTGTACGGATATCATCCACTTAGACAACGAGAAACTCTACTATTATAGAGGGAATTACT TGACCTTCAAGAAGATGTATGTGCAGAAGCAGAAAGAACTACAGAAGCAGTACGACAAGCAGGAGAAGAAACTGAAAGAGCTGAAAGCCGGTGGAAAGTCCACAAAACAGGCC GAAAAGCAGACTAAGGAGGCCCTGACCAGAAAGCAACAGAGAGGCAAGAAGAAAGGCGGTCAGGAGGAGGAAAGCCAGGATGCGACGGAGCTTCTGAAGAGGCCTAAAGAATACACTGTCAAGTTTACTTTCCCCAACCCACCTCCACTTTCACCACCAATACTGGGACTACATA GCGTTGACTTTGGATATGATGGTCAGAAGTCTTTATTCAAAAACGTGGACTTTGGAATTGACATGGACACCAGGA tTTGTATAGTTGGACCCAATGGTGTTGGGAAGAGTACcttgctgctgcttctcactgGGAAACTAACTCCT